atatgattagatgaaatgaaactctatagctcccaatgcaagtttcaatatgTTTCATAGTCTTGTATACatagtttcatcctgatgaaactccttccctctcttacttcataactaccatacCATATCAttacatatgctgatgtgtcaccgtatttaatatgcatgaaacctctatgaaacttccACTGGGGATTAGCCTTATGGGTATAAGCCCGTTAAGTAGGTCGGATTTCACTAGAGGGCAATCGCATTTTGTGTCGATCGTCCAAGATGGCATCACCACGGTCCCGCCGCTGACGTGGACGGACGGCACGGAGCCGTTACTTAACGGCGCCACCACCTCCGAGACCGAGCCCCCGCCCCCAATATTAAAGCCGCGTCGGACGGTGTGAGCGAGAGAAAGGAAAGGCATTCGCATCGCAACACTTCCTCCTCTGCAGctccctcttctctcttctctctgaAAAGAATTGGAAAGAGGAGGGGAAAATCcccaactccacctcccataaACCCTAATCTCGTTTGGATTCGCCCCGGAAGCCTCCCGAATCGAAGCCCTCCGGCGTCCCAGCTGCCCGCGGGAGCTGAGCCGTGCTCGGTTCGGTGAGGAATTGCAGGTTTTCTGCGACCGGAGCCGCCATTTTTTCCGGCTGTTCCTCGGAGGGCAGCGGTCTCCCGGCTCGGGTTTTCCCtgtgctcgccggcgccggatcCGGGCGTGTTCCGGCGAGAGGTCGGGTTTCGCGTGGGGTCGGTGCGGCTTCGAGCTCGATTTGCCCGCTTGCTTGAGTTgggtcgcggcggcggtggcggtgattGAGGTATGCCATTCTCGGATTTGCTTGCTGCGATTCTTGATTCGGGGCCCTTGTTTGAGTTCTTATGGTACTCCTGGTGCATGTGGGTTTAATTAACCACTTGCCATTTTTGTTCTCGTTCTGTTCAGGTAGTCGCGTCGATTTGACAGGCGGTTCTTGCCATTTGGGCGAGGCATTCGGACGCGCGAAGGTTTCGCTGCGGGGCAGCAGCGTTTCTTGGCAACCCTGGGCCATCTGGTCCTTCTGCGTGGCTGAAAGGCGTGGCCTTTTGTGCCGTGCGATGCATCCCAAGGCTCGAATCCACGCGGACCCGGTGCTGGAGGTGGACCAGTTCGACTGCCTGCCGGATTCGCTCGTCCTGCTCATCCTCAACAAGGTGGAGGACGTGCGGTCGCTGGGCAGGTGCTCCGCCGTCTCCAAGCGCTTCTGCGGGCTTGTCTCCCTCGTCCACGACGTGTATGTCAAGATTGACCGCGTCGTGGGggtcgacggcgacgccgaggaCGCGCTCAACCTGTCCTCGCCCAAGCCTCGGAACATCTTCTCGCACTTCCTGAAGCTGATGCTCTTCACAATCATCAAGCCGTTCCACAACATGCGCAACCCGAATGGTAATGGGAGGCCACTGTTCGCGCAGCTCTCACAGCACTCGCCAGCACAGGTGCTCCGGAACTTCACGCACATCCGGAATCTTCGGGTTGAGCTCCCCTCTGGGGATGTGGGTACTGAGGAGGGAGTTCTACTGAAATGGCGGGCAGAGTATGGGAGTACACTCCAGAATTGTGTGATTCTGGGTGGTACCCGGGTTGATCGCAGgcctgttggtggagagcatgAACCATCTTTGGAGGATAATGGAAGCATGCCAGAGTCTTTCTATACCAATGGCGGACTGAAGCTCCGCGTCGTCTGGACAATCAGCTCTCTGATTGCGGCATCGACGAGGCACTATCTTCTCCGGTCAATTATCAAGGACCATCCCACACTTACAAGCCTGGTACTAACAGATGCCGATGGCCAAGGCACATTGTGCATGGGGGCGGAACAGCTGAAGGAGTTCAGAGAGAACCAGCTATCAGCATCAGCATGCTCCAACAGGACTCAGGTCCCAGCCTGCAACATGAAGCTCAAGTACTCCCCATATCTCGAGCTGCCTGGTGGTATGGCGTTGCAAGGTGCTACGTTGGTGGCTATCAAGCCATCAACCGAGGGAAGCAATGGAGGCCATACCAGCCGCAAGGAAACTGATGCGTTCATCTCTGGAGCATTCGATGGACCATTCAAGGTTGCTGTGAAGGCGCTGATGAAGAGACGCACTTACCTTCTGGAGATGAATGGCTTCTAGGTAACCCCAGTTCTCTGGGGTATCTAGCTTGGTGGTGGTAGCCATGGCACCTTTAGCTGAACTTTCCATTCTGTGTAATATCTGAGATGGTGCCATCTCTAGATCTCTAGATGGTGCTTATCTGCTGTTTTAGCTCTTTGTACAGTGGTGACATTTGGCTATATGAAAATCATATGTAGTTAGTGTATCCCTTTTTGCTCACCATTCTGCTCCCTGATGCCATGTGTGATACTGTGATGCATCCTTCTGTCAATTCGTTCCAATGAGCATTGTGTTTCTCTTGTGCTTAGTACAAGAGTTGAGATATTCAGATGCCCCATTGCACACAAGTTATTGCATTTGCCATGTGTACAACTGCATGCATAAATTAGTACTGTATATTTTGCTGCTCTTCCAGTTTTTGTATAGCCTGTAGGTGGTCAGGTGGAAGTTGAAAGTAGCCTTGAAAAAAGGGAGAGCCAGATTATGCCTGCAGGTACATGACATTCATTTTGGGATTGTGAAATGAAAAAGACTGATCTGATGCTGACTGATTCATGCAGTAGGACAAGTGGACAACCTCCGCTCGGTTTTGATTCCCACGCTTCTTCGAATGTTTTTAATGCATAGTCATTGCACGTTACAGTCGTGAGATGCTTTCCTGAAGTTGACTTCACCTATGAGTTATCTGGTCTATCCTACTACTTGGTAAAAGAACCTGCTATTCCAAATTAGTTATCATTGGTCAATGATCTCTATCCTCGATGTTAATGACAAGTTAAAGACTTCATTATAAAAATGGTATGTTAATATCATTCCCATGCGATTTGGATCATGATCTAGATCATTAAGGTGGGTTGATAATTTTGTAATGGAGTTTGTTACAAAAGTTCTTTCGATGGTGTCCACTTCTCATATCCATTCTTATAAGATAGCACTTCTTTTAGATCTCTGAAAGGGTCACACATAAGCTTGCCCCCAAAAGAAATCCCTCTGCATTATTAGTAATTAGTATTTAGCTGGCATGAGTACTTTTTCCCAAGCTATAATTATTGAAGAGTTTGGAAAATATTTGGATAGTGCCTAAGTTTGAAGTTTGGATTCCTTGAAAACAGAATGGATGGCACATACACTTGTAACTTCATATCAAGTTGCGGATATTTTGCTTGATGGGAATATTCTCTCACTAATACTGGTTGGCATGTATGGCTTAAGAGATGTTATATTTTAAATATAAAATGAACAACTAGCGCTTGGTGTTATGATTACAATCTTGCTTAGTTTTTATAGTTCAACGATGAAGTTACCTTTGGCATAAAAGAGTTGTGTTGCTAGTTTTCTGCCACCAGTCTACCATCTGTCCATCTCGTCTCTTCTTTAAAATGTTCTTCCTGCAAATCCATGAGTTTCCAGAAAAACTGCTTACCAGCTGGGAGTGGTTTTGTTATCCTGATTGCATCACCTTGCAGATATTCATTTGTAGGGTAACCCACCTCAAGAAAGGGCCTCCAAAGGTTTCTCTTCTCAGTACTGCTGCAGTGCTGTGGTGACTTCAAGAAACACTAACCTAAAAGACACACCCTTAATTGCTCATTTGTTTCTATCCTATTGCCTTGTTATCCTACATGAATCTGGGATGTCACTTGGTAAGGCAGTGAGGAATTTTAGGGGCACAATTTTTGGCAGATTAAGTTGGTTTTACTCTCTAGAGGAACCTTCTCTGGCGTTAGAGTATTGATGCTAAAAAATCGCCACTTGCAGTGACATCTGTACTGGATGATATCGGCTGACCCGCATAATGAAGATGCATGTGCAGATCAGTCAAGGAGAAAATAAGTCTGACAAATAATCAACACCATCCATCTCTGAAGCTGCTTTTATTTGTTCTTATCCACTCAGCTCTTCAGATCGAAATATGATCGGATCAAAGTGCAACTgtgcaaatcaaatcaaatcggAAACAGCATCATTATTTTATTCATCTTATCCTGAGGTGGTCTTAAAAACGATGGAGAATGCttccggaaaaaaaaacaatggagAATATATTAAGAGCTTAGTCAACCCCTTAGTTGACTATAGAGAAGCAATCCCTCCTTAATCTATGCTGAGTTTTTGCAAGCAACATCAGTTCAAAAATGATTGGGCAGTGCTCCTGCcattttattcaaaaaaaaaaaaatcagttcagGTCATTTAGCTCAGTTCATTGCGAAGATCACAACTTGGAAAATACCATCAATATGTCCCAATGACGTTGTGGTCTCCTGGCACCACATGTCGTGCTAACAATAGATGGTATATAGTAGATACCATTATGCACATTGTTTGCACTGCTTAACTAATTGAAACTAGGACTGATAATCACTACTAGAGTATATCATATATGTTTATTGGGATGGTCTCAGatggaaaacaaaacaaaaaaggtAACCGTGAAAGGCCTTTAGGTGAAAAGCAATATAATCAAATGGAATCGTTCTAGTTCGTCCTgaaaagcagcagcaacaaagTTAGATGCACGACACCATGAGTGAAGCTGTTTCCTTCAACAGACTTTCACGAGAAACATTCCGTGTGATCTATGATCTATCCACCGCCCGAGTCCAAATTACCCCACCTCACCAGTTCGGCCCATTAAGGACAGCCAACAATGAGATAGACATCAAAGCACTCCCCCAACCCCTAGACCAGGCTATTCCTTGTCTTTTTACAGGTAATATCTGATCAGCAAACGTGCA
This sequence is a window from Setaria italica strain Yugu1 chromosome III, Setaria_italica_v2.0, whole genome shotgun sequence. Protein-coding genes within it:
- the LOC101781707 gene encoding F-box protein At4g18380; amino-acid sequence: MHPKARIHADPVLEVDQFDCLPDSLVLLILNKVEDVRSLGRCSAVSKRFCGLVSLVHDVYVKIDRVVGVDGDAEDALNLSSPKPRNIFSHFLKLMLFTIIKPFHNMRNPNGNGRPLFAQLSQHSPAQVLRNFTHIRNLRVELPSGDVGTEEGVLLKWRAEYGSTLQNCVILGGTRVDRRPVGGEHEPSLEDNGSMPESFYTNGGLKLRVVWTISSLIAASTRHYLLRSIIKDHPTLTSLVLTDADGQGTLCMGAEQLKEFRENQLSASACSNRTQVPACNMKLKYSPYLELPGGMALQGATLVAIKPSTEGSNGGHTSRKETDAFISGAFDGPFKVAVKALMKRRTYLLEMNGF